A DNA window from Pristis pectinata isolate sPriPec2 chromosome 29, sPriPec2.1.pri, whole genome shotgun sequence contains the following coding sequences:
- the LOC127584420 gene encoding beta-microseminoprotein-like, giving the protein MKFLLCISLLFLAAQPSESACYLQQKNATAKCIDPYDGAVYAVGESWINPVCVRCSCGEGTVGCCDVYSTPRGYSEDCDKLFNPLTCQFRVYRRDDPSIECPVHGGVGK; this is encoded by the exons ATG AAATTCCTGTTGTGCATCTCTCTGCTGTTTCTCGCTGCTCAACCGTCGGAATCTGCCTGCTATCTTCAGCAAAAGAACG CCACCGCCAAGTGCATTGACCCATACGACGGGGCGGTGTACGCAGTGGGAGAATCATGGATCAATCCCGTCTGTGTGAGGTGTTCGTGCGGTGAGGGCACTGTCGGTTGCTGTGACGT GTACTCCACGCCACGAGGGTATTCAGAAGATTGTGATAAACTGTTCAATCCTCTAACTTGTCAGTTTCGAGTATACAGGAGGGACGACCCGTCTATTGAATGTCCTGtgcatggaggagttgggaaaTGA